A genomic region of Raphanus sativus cultivar WK10039 chromosome 6, ASM80110v3, whole genome shotgun sequence contains the following coding sequences:
- the LOC108809626 gene encoding cinnamyl alcohol dehydrogenase 2 → MAKSQDQNKAFGWAANDKSGVLSPFHFSRRENGENDVTVKILFCGVCHSDLHTIKNDWGFSHYPIIPGHEIVGIATKVGKNVTKFKEGDRVGVGVIIGSCQSCESCNQDLENYCPQLVYTYNSRSSDGTRNQGGYSDKIVVDQRFVLSFPDGLPSDSGAPLLCAGITVYSPMKYYGMTEEKGKHLGVSGLGGLGHIAVKIGKAFGLKVTVISRSSEKESEAIDRLGADSFLVTTDSQKMKDAIGTMDFVLDTVSAEHSLLPLFSLLKVNGKLVALGLPEKPLQLPIFPLVLGRKMVGGSQIGGMKETQEMLDFCAKHNIVADIELIKMSDINSAMDRLAKSDVRYRFVIDVANSINSA, encoded by the exons ATGGCGAAATCTcaagatcaaaacaaagcaTTTGGTTGGGCGGCTAACGACAAATCTGGTGTACTCTCTCCATTTCATTTCTCTAGAAG AGAGAATGGTGAGAACGATGTAACAGTGAAGATATTGTTTTGTGGTGTTTGCCACTCTGATCTTCATACTATCAAGAACGATTGGGGATTCTCTCATTACCCCATCATTCCCGG GCATGAAATCGTCGGAATAGCCACAAAAGTTGGCAAGAACGTAACAAAGTTCAAAGAAGGAGACCGAGTAGGAGTAGGAGTAATAATCGGCTCATGCCAATCATGTGAATCATGTAACCAAGACTTAGAAAACTACTGTCCTCAGCTCGTATACACATACAACTCTCGTTCCTCTGACGGAACAAGAAACCAAGGTGGTTACTCCGACAAAATCGTTGTCGATCAACGCTTTGTCCTAAGCTTTCCCGATGGTTTACCCAGTGATTCAGGCGCGCCGCTGCTCTGTGCTGGGATCACTGTGTATAGTCCAATGAAATATTACGGTATGACTGAAGAGAAAGGGAAACATTTAGGTGTAAGTGGACTTGGTGGGCTTGGTCATATCGCAGTGAAGATTGGTAAAGCCTTTGGTTTAAAAGTTACCGTGATTAGTAGGTCATCTGAGAAAGAGAGTGAAGCAATTGATAGACTCGGTGCTGACTCGTTTCTCGTCACAACGGATTCTCAAAAGATGAAGGACGCAATTGGAACTATGGATTTCGTGTTGGACACTGTATCAGCAGAACATTCTCTGTTACCCTTGTTCAGTTTGCTTAAAGTGAATGGAAAGCTTGTGGCTTTAGGGTTACCAGAGAAACCACTCCAGCTACCAATCTTCCCTCTTGTTCTCG GAAGGAAAATGGTGGGAGGGAGTCAGATTGGAGGAATGAAAGAGACACAAGAGATGCTTGACTTCTGTGCCAAGCATAATATCGTTGCGGATATTGAGCTCATCAAGATGAGTGATATCAACTCGGCAATGGACCGCTTGGCTAAATCTGATGTCAGGTACCGGTTCGTGATCGATGTGGCCAACTCCATCAATTCTGCTTGA
- the LOC108809981 gene encoding uncharacterized protein LOC108809981, which produces MNDPMGETGFSRESGEIVFSETEMAAAELLMQLSEEETGSSSSSTGGGGAGEVGEGRGRKRRHEDVSSRAGDEQNDGVKGNRDLAVKMKKMKEKKFRSLESIYRATKEIRA; this is translated from the coding sequence ATGAACGATCCAATGGGAGAAACTGGATTTTCTAGAGAATCTGGCGAGATCGTCTTCTCGGAGACGGAGATGGCGGCGGCAGAACTGCTTATGCAGCTGAGCGAAGAAGAAACGgggagcagcagcagcagcaccgGCGGAGGTGGCGCAGGAGAAGTAGGAGAAGGAAGAGGACGCAAGAGAAGGCATGAAGATGTTAGCTCGAGAGCCGGAGACGAGCAAAACGACGGCGTAAAAGGGAATCGTGATCTTGCcgtgaagatgaagaagatgaaggaaaAGAAGTTTCGATCTCTCGAGAGTATTTACAGAGCAACGAAGGAGATTAGGGCTTAA
- the LOC108811136 gene encoding egg cell-secreted protein 1.2-like gives MASNTCFFLFATTALLLLVNISGRTIPATADPTNIAARLNGGGLMECWDALYELKSCTNEIVLFFLNGETKLGEGCCHAVDVITINCWPSMLTSLGFTSEETNVLRGFCQSGSTPAPSPVKL, from the coding sequence atggctTCAAACACATGTTTCTTCCTCTTCGCCACCACAgctctcctcctcctcgtcaACATCTCCGGCAGGACAATCCCGGCGACGGCAGATCCCACCAACATAGCGGCAAGGCTTAACGGAGGAGGACTAATGGAGTGTTGGGATGCTCTCTACGAGCTGAAATCATGCACCAACGAAATCgttctcttcttcctcaacgGCGAGACCAAACTCGGCGAAGGTTGCTGTCACGCCGTCGACGTCATCACCATAAATTGCTGGCCGTCGATGCTAACTTCTCTTGGCTTTACGTCTGAGGAAACCAACGTCCTCCGCGGCTTCTGTCAGTCTGGTTCAACTCCGGCTCCTTCCCCTGTAAAACTTTGA